Proteins encoded within one genomic window of uncultured Flavobacterium sp.:
- a CDS encoding inositol oxygenase translates to MKKHIDTDNPLNNLDEWEDDLLLRYPDPSESAPEKTKEEFRNYVDSERVETVKEFYRINHTYQTYDFVCSKEQEFLQFNKKEMSIWEAVDFLNTLVDDSDPDIDLDQTQHLLQTSEAIRADGHPDWFVLTGFIHDLGKILCLFGEPQWAVVGDTFPVGCAYSDKIVYPEFFKENPDYTDERFNTKFGVYTENCGLDNVKMSWGHDEYLYQIMKDYLPDPALYMIRYHSFYSQHKENAYAHLMNEKDIEMFDWVRKFNPYDLYTKAPVKPDVKALLPYYKELVAKYLPEKLKF, encoded by the coding sequence ATGAAAAAGCATATAGACACAGACAATCCGTTGAATAATTTAGATGAATGGGAAGATGATTTGTTATTGCGATATCCTGATCCCTCTGAAAGTGCACCGGAAAAAACAAAAGAAGAATTCAGGAATTATGTCGATTCGGAAAGAGTAGAAACGGTTAAGGAATTTTACAGAATAAACCATACCTATCAGACTTATGATTTTGTGTGCAGCAAAGAACAGGAGTTTTTACAATTCAATAAAAAAGAAATGTCAATTTGGGAAGCTGTTGATTTTTTAAACACACTTGTAGACGACAGTGATCCGGATATAGACTTAGATCAAACGCAACACCTTTTACAGACTTCTGAAGCCATTAGAGCAGATGGTCATCCGGATTGGTTTGTATTAACAGGTTTTATTCATGATTTGGGTAAAATTTTATGTTTGTTTGGAGAACCGCAGTGGGCAGTTGTCGGCGATACATTCCCGGTTGGCTGTGCTTATTCAGATAAGATTGTTTACCCAGAGTTTTTTAAAGAAAATCCCGATTATACAGACGAAAGATTCAATACCAAATTTGGTGTTTACACAGAAAACTGCGGACTGGATAATGTAAAAATGAGCTGGGGTCATGACGAATATTTGTATCAGATTATGAAAGATTATCTTCCGGATCCGGCTTTATACATGATACGTTATCATTCGTTTTATTCACAGCATAAAGAAAATGCGTATGCTCATTTGATGAATGAAAAAGATATCGAAATGTTTGACTGGGTTAGAAAGTTCAATCCCTACGATTTATACACCAAAGCTCCCGTTAAACCAGATGTAAAAGCATTGCTTCCTTATTATAAAGAATTAGTTGCTAAATATTTACCTGAGAAGTTGAAGTTCTAG